The genomic segment TAACTGACAATCCGGGTGGTAGGAAAACCTGCCACCTTAGACAATCAAAGAAATGAGGTAAACATATGGAAACTATTCTTGTTATTGAACTTATTACTTTATACGGCGTGTTTATCATCGGAGCCCTATTCTGGGTCCTAACTGAAATTAATGACGCCATCAAAAAGCACAAGAAAGAAAAAGCAAAGAAAAACTTTGATCCACTTGATAAGTTTTAATTGCTTGGGCGGTGGCACTCCTGCTGCCGCCTTATTCTTTTGAAAGGAGGATGTTATGGAAGATATAAAAACACTTTCTCTTGACCTTGAAACTTACTCGGATGTGGACCTTGGCAAGTGTGGCGTCTATCGCTATGCAGAATCTCCAAGCTTTGAAGTCCTCCTGTTTGGTTACGCAATTAATGGCGGTGAGGTACACGTTATTGACCTGGCCTTAGGTGAGAAAATTCCAGAAGAGATACTAAATGCATTAACCGATGATAACATAACAAAATGGGCCTTTAACGCTTCCTTCGAACGTGTCTGTTTATCCTATTGGCTTCGCAAGCATTACCCGGATAAGTTTAGTAGCTACAGCATACCAGAGGACACTGCCAACGGTTACCTTAATCCATCTTCTTGGCGTTGCAGTATGATATGGTCTGCTTATATGGGCTTACCACTTTCGCTTGAAGGTGTAGGGACAGTTCTTAAGCTCGGTGAACAGAAGCTGAAAGAAGGAAAAGATCTCATCAAATATTTCTGCGTTCCATGCAAACCCACCAAAGTAAACGGTGGCCGTACTCGTAACCTACCTGCACATGGTATGGAGAAATGGTTCTTATTTAAGAAATACAACGTCCGAGATGTTGAGGTGGAACAGGCAATTAAGAAACGACTAGAAAGCTATCCAGTACCTGAGTTTGTATGGGATGAATACCATCTGGATCAAGAAATTAACGACAGAGGCATTCTGCTTGATATGGGTGTAGTGAAAAATGCCATCATCTTCGATGAGAAATCCAAAGAAGAACTAACCGCTGCCATGAAGGAGCTTACCAACCTTGATAATCCAAATAGCGTTGTGCAGGTAAAACAGTGGCTTTCTGATAACGGTGTTGAGACCGAGTCGCTTGGTAAAAAGAATGTGGCTGCTCTTATAAAAACTTCACCGGAGGATCAACGCGACGTACTTCTACTTCGTCAGCAGCTTGCAAAAAGTAGCGTTAAAAAGTATCAGGCCATGCAGAACACCGTCTGCTTAGATGGCAGGGCTCGCGGCATGTTCCAATATTATGGCGCATCCCGTTCTGGTCGCTGGGCAGGCAGGCATATACAATTGCAGAACTTACCTCAAAATCATATCCCTGATTTGGAAGATGCAAGGTCCCTTGTAAAACTCGGAGATTATGATGCAGTGAAGCTTTTTTATGATGACGTACCGGATACACTCTCTCAGCTTATCCGAACTGCTTTTATTCCAAGGTCAGGATACAAATTTATTGTGTGCGACTTCAGTGCTATCGAGGCTAGGGTTCTGTCCTTTTTAGCTGGGGAACAATGGAGATTAGATGTATTTGAAAGTAATGGTGATATCTACTGCGCTTCAGCTTCTGCTATGTTCCATGTACCGGTTGAAAAGCATGGCGTGAATAGCCACCTTCGGCAAAAAGGTAAAATCGC from the Pelotomaculum isophthalicicum JI genome contains:
- a CDS encoding DNA polymerase, whose product is MEDIKTLSLDLETYSDVDLGKCGVYRYAESPSFEVLLFGYAINGGEVHVIDLALGEKIPEEILNALTDDNITKWAFNASFERVCLSYWLRKHYPDKFSSYSIPEDTANGYLNPSSWRCSMIWSAYMGLPLSLEGVGTVLKLGEQKLKEGKDLIKYFCVPCKPTKVNGGRTRNLPAHGMEKWFLFKKYNVRDVEVEQAIKKRLESYPVPEFVWDEYHLDQEINDRGILLDMGVVKNAIIFDEKSKEELTAAMKELTNLDNPNSVVQVKQWLSDNGVETESLGKKNVAALIKTSPEDQRDVLLLRQQLAKSSVKKYQAMQNTVCLDGRARGMFQYYGASRSGRWAGRHIQLQNLPQNHIPDLEDARSLVKLGDYDAVKLFYDDVPDTLSQLIRTAFIPRSGYKFIVCDFSAIEARVLSFLAGEQWRLDVFESNGDIYCASASAMFHVPVEKHGVNSHLRQKGKIAELALGYGGSIGALKAMGALEMGLTEDELQPLVDSWRASNPKITKLWWDIDRNVKEAVRLRTHTKTHGLNFYYQKGMLFIELPSGRRLSYVKPKIEQNQFGGESVTYEGTGITKKWERIESYGPKFTENVVQAISRDILAYAMKTLSHCFICGHVHDELIIECSMDVSLKAVCEQMGRTPPWIKGLALRADGYETMFYKKD